One region of Azoarcus sp. CIB genomic DNA includes:
- a CDS encoding YcaO-like family protein — MATRISLFQHMLTSAAALRCGLLLEPQYVAEEACDLPGLFNVAVPEDPSNPWQTVSGAVGMTRESALIGAIAEGLERYAAAFVAARTVPRSKIPDTERLDECQFACFSDEQFGRPDFPWATQAKPEDLFAQVFSLLDNRSRWVPQEWVGLGPRTGEARLPSTSSGLAAFRPVEGGPWMAMLRASQELLERDALATTWLNGLGGREIPLPAAWREQVQARGGEVYAFDMTQEWNPHPVVAVAGGIPRRGEPRYCLGIACRATRDEALQKAWLEWGQALTFAGFLKRSRGVELPRHAAQLRRFDEHAVFYTLRPDLWPKTALIAHRQPFIPVERFAPAPAAAIDQLDQLVHQLAQSGVDLYYRELTTRDVAAAGLHVIRVLSPQLTGLHADERAPFLGGRCKDVRWRYGNAARFTAFPNPLPHPLG, encoded by the coding sequence GTGGCAACGCGGATTTCACTTTTTCAGCACATGTTGACCAGCGCTGCCGCGCTGCGCTGCGGACTGCTGCTCGAACCGCAGTATGTCGCGGAGGAGGCCTGCGACTTGCCGGGCCTGTTCAACGTGGCGGTCCCCGAAGACCCGAGCAACCCGTGGCAAACGGTCTCAGGCGCGGTCGGGATGACCCGTGAGTCGGCCTTGATCGGCGCAATCGCCGAGGGTCTGGAGCGTTATGCCGCAGCCTTCGTGGCGGCCAGGACTGTTCCGCGTTCAAAGATTCCCGACACTGAACGACTCGATGAATGCCAGTTCGCCTGCTTTTCAGACGAGCAGTTCGGCCGCCCCGATTTCCCCTGGGCCACGCAGGCAAAGCCCGAGGATCTGTTCGCCCAGGTCTTCAGCTTGCTCGACAACCGCTCTCGTTGGGTGCCACAAGAGTGGGTGGGGCTCGGGCCACGCACGGGCGAAGCTCGCCTGCCGTCGACATCGAGCGGTCTCGCAGCCTTTCGCCCGGTGGAAGGCGGCCCGTGGATGGCCATGTTGCGCGCCTCCCAGGAGCTGCTCGAACGCGATGCACTTGCGACAACGTGGCTGAACGGACTGGGTGGCCGGGAGATTCCACTACCTGCCGCGTGGCGCGAGCAGGTGCAGGCGCGGGGCGGCGAAGTCTACGCCTTCGACATGACCCAGGAGTGGAACCCGCATCCGGTCGTGGCCGTGGCGGGTGGCATTCCCCGGCGCGGCGAGCCGCGCTATTGCCTGGGGATTGCTTGCCGGGCGACGCGCGACGAAGCGCTGCAGAAGGCCTGGCTCGAATGGGGGCAGGCACTGACCTTCGCGGGCTTCCTCAAGCGCAGCCGGGGTGTGGAGCTGCCGCGTCATGCTGCGCAGTTGCGCCGCTTCGATGAACACGCGGTCTTCTATACGCTGCGCCCGGATCTCTGGCCGAAGACCGCGCTGATCGCCCATCGCCAGCCATTCATTCCGGTCGAGCGGTTTGCCCCGGCACCTGCTGCTGCGATTGATCAGCTGGATCAACTGGTCCATCAACTGGCCCAAAGCGGTGTCGACCTGTATTACCGCGAGCTGACCACCCGCGATGTCGCCGCTGCCGGCTTGCATGTCATACGGGTGCTTTCGCCGCAACTGACCGGCCTGCATGCCGACGAACGCGCGCCCTTCCTCGGCGGCCGCTGCAAGGATGTCCGCTGGCGTTACGGCAATGCTGCCCGCTTCACCGCCTTTCCCAACCCCTTGCCGCATCCCTTGGGGTAA
- a CDS encoding metal-dependent hydrolase, with protein MPTVFTHPVVPLAIGAALGSRIIPPRLLACGAIAAILPDLDVIAFRVGIPYAAEFGHRGFSHSLLFALVAALLGACCFRWLHASFLRSFIFLLTAVGSHGLLDTLTNGGLGIALLWPWSGQRYFAPFQPIEVAPLGLGRFFSSKGASVFLSELLWVWLPAFAAGATGLLARAAARRRKFDGTKTRREAG; from the coding sequence GTGCCCACAGTCTTCACCCATCCAGTCGTACCGCTCGCGATCGGTGCTGCGCTTGGCAGCAGGATCATTCCGCCCCGGCTGCTTGCCTGCGGCGCAATCGCCGCGATTCTTCCCGATCTCGACGTGATCGCGTTCCGCGTGGGCATCCCCTACGCCGCAGAGTTCGGACACCGTGGCTTTTCCCACTCGTTGCTGTTCGCCTTGGTCGCCGCACTGCTGGGTGCCTGCTGTTTCCGCTGGCTGCATGCAAGCTTCCTTCGATCCTTCATCTTCCTCCTGACGGCGGTCGGCTCCCACGGCCTGCTCGATACGCTGACCAATGGAGGCCTCGGCATCGCGCTGCTCTGGCCCTGGTCGGGGCAGCGCTATTTCGCACCGTTTCAGCCGATCGAAGTCGCTCCACTCGGGCTCGGGCGGTTTTTCTCGTCAAAGGGAGCGAGCGTGTTCCTGTCGGAACTCCTCTGGGTGTGGCTGCCGGCATTTGCGGCGGGAGCGACAGGCCTGTTGGCGCGCGCCGCAGCAAGACGACGCAAGTTTGACGGCACAAAGACCCGGAGGGAAGCGGGGTAG
- a CDS encoding phosphatase PAP2 family protein: MIALAVVGSIFLVGYQWTNAMAQGNALPWQAETWLDRKVPFLPWTLLPYLSINLIYPLSFFLCANRIELAQFCKRLLTAQFTCFACFWLFPLHNERVFPPVDGFLGVLWKELQAFDMAGNLAPSLHAATLLVLWDLLRKNSIVAIPRWPLHAWFLLIAVSTQTTWQHYLFDLITGLGLGLGCVLLFPLVPRRQA; encoded by the coding sequence TTGATTGCCCTGGCCGTCGTCGGGTCGATTTTTCTCGTCGGCTATCAGTGGACCAACGCAATGGCACAGGGAAATGCGCTTCCCTGGCAGGCCGAGACATGGTTGGACCGCAAGGTTCCGTTTTTGCCCTGGACCTTGCTTCCCTACCTGAGCATCAACCTGATCTACCCCTTGTCGTTCTTCCTCTGTGCGAACCGTATCGAGTTGGCCCAGTTCTGCAAACGTCTGCTCACCGCGCAATTCACCTGCTTCGCCTGCTTTTGGCTCTTTCCATTGCACAACGAAAGAGTCTTCCCTCCTGTCGACGGATTCCTCGGGGTGCTCTGGAAGGAACTCCAGGCCTTCGACATGGCAGGCAACCTCGCGCCGTCACTCCATGCGGCAACGCTGCTCGTTCTGTGGGATCTGCTGCGCAAGAACTCGATCGTAGCCATTCCCCGCTGGCCCCTGCATGCGTGGTTCCTGCTAATTGCCGTGTCGACCCAGACCACTTGGCAACACTACCTTTTCGACCTCATTACCGGGCTCGGATTGGGCTTGGGGTGCGTGCTGCTGTTCCCTTTGGTGCCGAGGCGCCAAGCATGA
- a CDS encoding ABC transporter ATP-binding protein, producing MNELALAVPWLGKRNPQAARWLVIAIAIGAPLIAMMFGRTWVRVLDFALLYILLALGLNLVVGFAGLLDLGYIAFYAVGAYTAAFLASPHFDLHLPIWIVLPLAACFAATAGIALGFPVLRLRGDYLAIVTLGFGEIVRIFMNNLNYPINITNGPQGINSLDPIILFGWDLSRNIQVTEELAINSLLLYYYFFLACVVGSIIFISRLQISRVGRAWAAMRDDELAAKAIGINTRNMKLLAFSLGATFGGVSGVLFGTFQGFVSPESFSLMESIAVLTMVVFGGMGNIAGAIVGAVILSALPEILRHLAVPVQQALFGHVLLDPEVLRMLLLSLAMILMMLLRPSGLIPANAKYSHIRYLKAKGVTE from the coding sequence ATGAACGAACTCGCACTGGCCGTTCCCTGGCTGGGCAAGCGCAACCCGCAGGCCGCGCGCTGGCTGGTGATCGCGATCGCGATCGGCGCGCCGCTCATCGCGATGATGTTCGGCCGCACCTGGGTGCGCGTGCTCGACTTCGCGCTGCTCTACATCCTGCTGGCGCTGGGCCTGAACCTCGTCGTCGGCTTCGCCGGCCTGCTCGACCTGGGCTACATCGCGTTCTACGCGGTGGGCGCCTACACCGCGGCCTTCCTCGCATCGCCACATTTCGACCTGCACCTGCCGATCTGGATCGTGCTGCCGCTCGCGGCCTGCTTCGCGGCGACCGCGGGCATCGCGCTCGGCTTTCCGGTCTTGCGATTGCGGGGGGACTACCTCGCGATCGTCACGCTGGGCTTCGGCGAGATCGTGCGCATCTTCATGAACAACCTGAACTACCCGATCAACATCACGAACGGGCCGCAGGGGATCAACTCGCTCGACCCGATCATCCTGTTCGGCTGGGATCTGTCGCGCAATATCCAGGTGACCGAAGAACTCGCGATCAACTCGCTGTTACTGTATTACTACTTCTTCCTCGCCTGCGTCGTGGGTTCGATCATCTTCATCTCGCGCCTGCAGATCTCGCGCGTGGGTCGCGCGTGGGCCGCGATGCGCGACGACGAGCTCGCCGCCAAGGCGATCGGCATCAACACGCGCAACATGAAGCTGCTGGCGTTCTCGCTCGGCGCGACCTTCGGCGGCGTCTCGGGCGTGCTGTTCGGGACCTTCCAGGGCTTCGTCTCGCCCGAGTCGTTCTCGCTGATGGAGTCGATCGCGGTGCTGACGATGGTGGTGTTCGGCGGCATGGGCAACATCGCCGGCGCCATCGTCGGCGCGGTCATCCTGTCCGCCCTGCCCGAAATCCTCCGCCACCTCGCGGTGCCGGTGCAGCAGGCCCTGTTCGGCCACGTGCTGCTCGACCCCGAGGTGCTCCGCATGCTGCTGCTGTCGCTCGCGATGATCCTGATGATGCTGCTCCGCCCGTCCGGCCTGATCCCGGCCAACGCCAAGTACTCCCACATCCGCTACCTGAAGGCCAAGGGGGTGACCGAATGA
- a CDS encoding SagB/ThcOx family dehydrogenase: MTIDDASPLFDVFWANSELNGTRARLLRERIAADAAQPYEAPEPVYAGAARRLPIVRSSLTAAYEGRRSGREFSAAALSTDDLAHLLAPFAMRRDGTRPLPSGGGKYPVWIYAALLGVEDAPDLAGRICWYDPRTHGLSPIGDCPSWNALQSVLGTSWDTAPSAVFFVVAKRGPMTAKYGERGGRFMLMEAGGYLVALSLAAAERQLAAVALGSFLDRQVLSLLGLASDEHLSMFAFAAGRPAGIRS, translated from the coding sequence ATGACCATCGACGACGCCAGCCCGCTTTTTGACGTGTTCTGGGCCAACAGCGAATTGAACGGGACACGAGCCCGCTTGCTGCGCGAGCGCATTGCCGCAGACGCCGCGCAACCATATGAAGCCCCCGAGCCTGTCTATGCCGGGGCGGCGCGCCGACTGCCCATCGTCCGCTCATCGCTGACGGCGGCCTATGAGGGACGGCGCAGCGGCCGGGAATTCTCCGCCGCCGCATTGAGCACGGATGATCTGGCGCACTTGCTTGCGCCCTTCGCCATGCGCCGTGACGGAACGCGCCCCTTGCCCTCCGGTGGCGGGAAATATCCGGTGTGGATCTATGCGGCCTTGCTTGGCGTGGAGGACGCCCCTGACCTCGCTGGACGGATTTGCTGGTACGACCCAAGGACGCATGGCTTGTCCCCCATCGGCGACTGTCCGTCGTGGAATGCGCTGCAAAGCGTGCTGGGGACTTCCTGGGATACCGCGCCATCGGCAGTGTTCTTCGTGGTGGCCAAACGCGGGCCGATGACCGCCAAATACGGCGAGCGCGGGGGCCGTTTCATGCTCATGGAAGCCGGCGGTTATCTTGTTGCGCTGTCGCTGGCGGCAGCCGAGCGACAACTGGCCGCGGTTGCACTCGGCTCCTTCCTCGACCGGCAAGTTTTGTCCCTGCTCGGCCTGGCGTCAGACGAGCATCTGTCCATGTTCGCCTTCGCCGCCGGCCGGCCGGCCGGCATCAGATCGTGA
- a CDS encoding branched-chain amino acid ABC transporter permease, producing the protein MEIFLQQIVNGLVVGSVYALVALGYTMVYGILGLINFAHGDLVMVGALTALQTMMFLMGVAPGMSPIAMLTLSLLVAIPVCMLLAFTMERLAYRPLRNAPRLAPLITAIGVSFLLQTLAMIIWGRNYHTFPQLISTTPIQPIEGVFITPIQITIIIVSALMMAGLVLLVTKTKLGRAMRATAENHRVAALMGVDTNMIIALTFVLGAALAAVAGVMFASNYGIAHYGMGFMPGLKAFTAAVLGGIGNLGGAMLGGIVLGLVESFGAGYIEQATFGFLNSSYQDIFAFIILGLVLIFKPTGLLGERVSDRA; encoded by the coding sequence ATGGAAATCTTTCTTCAACAGATCGTGAACGGCCTCGTCGTCGGCAGCGTGTATGCGCTCGTCGCCCTGGGCTACACGATGGTTTACGGCATCCTGGGCCTGATCAACTTCGCCCACGGCGACCTCGTGATGGTCGGCGCACTCACGGCGCTGCAGACCATGATGTTCCTGATGGGCGTCGCTCCCGGCATGTCGCCGATCGCTATGCTGACCCTGTCGCTGCTGGTGGCGATCCCGGTGTGCATGCTGCTCGCGTTCACGATGGAGCGCCTCGCCTACCGCCCGCTGCGCAACGCGCCGCGCCTCGCGCCGCTGATCACCGCGATCGGCGTGTCCTTCCTGCTGCAGACGCTGGCGATGATCATCTGGGGCCGCAACTACCACACCTTCCCGCAGCTGATCTCGACGACCCCGATCCAGCCGATCGAGGGCGTGTTCATCACGCCGATCCAGATCACGATCATCATCGTCTCGGCCCTGATGATGGCCGGCCTGGTGCTGCTGGTGACCAAGACCAAGCTCGGCCGCGCGATGCGTGCGACCGCCGAGAACCATCGCGTCGCGGCGCTGATGGGGGTCGACACCAACATGATCATCGCGCTCACCTTCGTCCTCGGCGCCGCGCTCGCCGCGGTCGCCGGCGTGATGTTCGCGAGCAACTACGGCATCGCGCACTACGGCATGGGCTTCATGCCCGGCCTGAAGGCCTTCACCGCGGCGGTGCTGGGCGGCATCGGCAACCTCGGCGGCGCCATGCTCGGCGGCATCGTGCTGGGCCTGGTCGAGTCGTTCGGCGCCGGCTACATCGAGCAGGCGACCTTCGGCTTCCTCAATTCGTCCTACCAGGACATCTTCGCCTTCATCATCCTCGGCCTCGTACTCATCTTCAAGCCTACCGGCCTGCTGGGTGAACGCGTGTCCGACCGGGCATAA
- a CDS encoding TOMM precursor leader peptide-binding protein, translating into MDRLIANPNWTLFLERDLLVLSAGGDETYLIDDVVDPALVRRIHQAYLSDNLAEIAADPACAGVVRQLLQLKAILPARARVAPQRVGVAWLGQPLPALTERLLCGSTAQGSPPWLCTEAPSKATDILLLVRTNAGWQETLKAYRDLAPQVPHLFVDLAYHHTLSIGPFVVPGETACLGCFANRVAHRWGDPPLPPRPAVNEEIDVAVAVLRRALLAEDASPRAPLAFVERVTSLDLGTLRSQSGRLFQLPDCPTCGPENTDARPLPLPWLGADAVR; encoded by the coding sequence ATGGATCGCCTGATTGCCAACCCCAACTGGACCCTGTTTCTCGAAAGGGATTTATTGGTCCTGTCGGCGGGTGGAGACGAAACTTACCTGATCGACGACGTCGTCGACCCTGCGCTTGTCCGGCGCATTCACCAGGCGTATCTGTCGGATAACTTGGCGGAGATCGCTGCGGATCCGGCATGCGCCGGGGTTGTCCGCCAGCTCCTTCAGCTCAAGGCCATCCTTCCTGCCCGCGCCCGGGTCGCGCCGCAACGCGTCGGCGTCGCCTGGCTCGGCCAGCCACTCCCCGCACTGACGGAAAGGCTGCTGTGCGGCAGCACGGCTCAGGGAAGTCCCCCCTGGCTCTGCACCGAAGCCCCCTCCAAGGCCACGGATATCCTCCTGCTGGTGCGCACCAATGCGGGATGGCAGGAAACCCTGAAGGCCTATCGCGACCTGGCGCCGCAAGTGCCGCACCTGTTTGTCGACCTGGCCTATCACCACACGCTGAGCATCGGCCCGTTTGTCGTACCCGGCGAAACCGCATGTCTCGGCTGCTTCGCCAACCGCGTCGCCCATCGCTGGGGAGATCCGCCCTTGCCGCCACGCCCGGCGGTCAACGAGGAAATCGACGTTGCCGTTGCCGTGCTGCGCCGTGCTCTACTCGCCGAGGATGCCTCACCCCGCGCGCCGCTGGCTTTCGTCGAACGCGTGACCAGCCTCGATCTGGGCACCTTGCGTAGCCAGAGCGGCCGCCTGTTTCAGCTTCCGGACTGCCCGACGTGTGGTCCGGAAAACACCGACGCAAGACCATTGCCCCTGCCCTGGCTCGGGGCCGATGCCGTGCGCTGA
- a CDS encoding branched-chain amino acid ABC transporter substrate-binding protein, whose amino-acid sequence MKQTVVALAIMGIGLSVAHAQEMVVKLGSVAPLTGTIAHLGKDNENGARLAIEDANAKGITIGGKKVKFELMGEDDQADPRTGTTVAQRLMDAGVKGVVGHLNSGTTIPASRIYNQAGVPMISPSATNPTLTRQGYKAVFRTIANDVQQGGVLGKFIVGPLAAKTVAIIDDRTAYGQGLADETEKAVKAGGGKVVAREFTTDKATDFNAILTKIRGAKPDVIFFGGMDAQGGPMLRQLKQLGVEAKFVTGDGGCSPEMIKLAGEAIGANAYCSMAGLPLEKMPGGTEFRNRYKARFNADVQIYSPYAYDAAMAMIKAMQAANSTDPAKYLPELKKSNYPGVTGTVAFDDLGDIKDGAVTMYQFKAGTWAAM is encoded by the coding sequence ATGAAGCAAACCGTCGTCGCACTCGCGATCATGGGTATCGGACTATCCGTCGCCCACGCACAGGAAATGGTCGTCAAGCTGGGCAGCGTCGCACCGCTGACCGGCACGATCGCACACCTGGGCAAGGACAACGAAAACGGCGCGCGCCTCGCAATCGAGGACGCCAACGCCAAGGGCATCACGATCGGCGGCAAGAAGGTCAAGTTCGAGCTGATGGGTGAGGACGACCAGGCCGACCCGCGCACCGGCACCACCGTCGCGCAGCGCCTGATGGATGCCGGCGTGAAGGGCGTCGTCGGCCACCTCAACTCCGGCACGACGATCCCCGCGTCACGCATCTATAACCAGGCCGGCGTACCGATGATCTCGCCGTCGGCGACCAACCCGACGCTGACGCGCCAGGGCTACAAGGCGGTGTTCCGCACGATCGCCAACGACGTGCAGCAGGGCGGAGTGCTCGGCAAGTTCATCGTCGGCCCGCTCGCGGCGAAGACCGTCGCGATCATCGACGACCGCACGGCCTACGGCCAGGGCCTCGCCGACGAGACCGAGAAGGCCGTGAAGGCAGGCGGCGGCAAGGTCGTCGCGCGCGAATTCACGACCGACAAGGCGACCGACTTCAACGCGATCCTGACCAAGATCCGCGGCGCCAAGCCCGACGTGATCTTCTTCGGCGGCATGGACGCCCAGGGCGGCCCGATGCTGCGCCAGTTGAAGCAGCTCGGCGTCGAAGCGAAGTTCGTGACCGGCGACGGCGGCTGCAGCCCCGAGATGATCAAGCTCGCCGGCGAGGCGATCGGCGCCAACGCCTACTGCTCGATGGCCGGCCTGCCGCTCGAGAAGATGCCGGGCGGCACCGAGTTCCGCAACCGTTACAAGGCGCGCTTCAACGCCGACGTGCAGATCTACTCGCCCTACGCGTACGACGCGGCGATGGCGATGATCAAGGCGATGCAGGCGGCCAACTCGACCGATCCCGCCAAGTACCTGCCCGAGCTGAAGAAGAGCAACTACCCCGGCGTGACCGGCACGGTGGCCTTCGACGATCTGGGCGACATCAAGGACGGCGCGGTGACGATGTACCAGTTCAAGGCCGGCACTTGGGCTGCGATGTAA
- a CDS encoding ABC transporter ATP-binding protein produces the protein MITLLEARNIGKRFGGLQALSDVSLTIRKGEVYGLIGPNGAGKTTFFNVLTGAYTPDGGEFVFNGAVLPSGKPHLVVAQGIARTFQNIRLFRELSALENVMAGHHIRTKASVWGILTQNKPTVEEERLTTERAYELLKYVGIERFATATAKNLSYGDQRRLEIARALATEPQLLALDEPAAGMNATETVQLKNLIEQIRGDGVTVLLIEHDVKLVMGLCDRVAVLDFGRKIAEDVPAEVQKNEAVIGAYLGGGHKNAH, from the coding sequence ATGATCACCCTGCTCGAAGCCCGCAACATCGGCAAGCGCTTCGGCGGCCTGCAGGCGCTGTCGGACGTCTCGCTGACGATCCGCAAGGGCGAGGTGTACGGCCTGATCGGCCCCAACGGCGCCGGCAAGACAACCTTCTTCAACGTGCTGACGGGCGCCTACACGCCCGACGGCGGCGAGTTCGTGTTCAACGGCGCGGTTCTGCCCTCGGGCAAGCCGCATCTGGTGGTGGCGCAGGGCATCGCGCGGACCTTCCAGAACATCCGCCTGTTCCGCGAGCTTTCCGCGCTCGAGAACGTGATGGCGGGGCATCACATCCGCACCAAGGCCAGCGTGTGGGGCATCCTCACGCAGAACAAGCCCACCGTCGAGGAGGAGCGCCTGACCACCGAGCGCGCCTACGAGCTGCTCAAGTACGTCGGCATCGAGCGCTTCGCCACCGCGACGGCGAAGAACCTCTCGTATGGCGACCAGCGCCGGCTCGAGATCGCGCGTGCGCTGGCGACCGAGCCGCAACTGCTCGCCCTCGACGAACCGGCAGCGGGCATGAACGCGACCGAGACTGTGCAACTCAAGAACCTGATCGAGCAGATCCGCGGCGACGGCGTCACCGTGCTGCTGATCGAGCACGATGTGAAGCTCGTGATGGGCCTGTGCGACCGCGTCGCGGTGCTCGATTTCGGGCGCAAGATCGCCGAGGACGTTCCGGCCGAGGTGCAGAAGAACGAAGCCGTGATCGGCGCCTACCTCGGCGGAGGCCACAAGAATGCACACTAA
- a CDS encoding ABC transporter ATP-binding protein has protein sequence MHTNPTSPLLQLSGMEVAYGGIKAVKGIDLELYRGELVSLIGANGAGKTTTLNAIAGSLKIAGGEILYEGEKVHVLPAHKRLRRGIALVPEGRGIFTRLTVEENLRMGAYTRNDTAVIEHDLERVYTMLPRVKERLAQVAGTLSGGEQQMVAIGRALLSRPKLLLLDEPSMGLAPLVVEKIFEVVQSVAKEGVTILLVEQNANLALEFSQRAYVMESGKVTLTGSGAELLTNPKVRAAYLGEAA, from the coding sequence ATGCACACTAATCCCACCTCTCCCCTGCTCCAGCTCTCCGGCATGGAAGTCGCCTACGGCGGCATCAAGGCGGTGAAGGGCATCGACCTCGAACTCTACCGCGGCGAACTCGTGAGCCTGATCGGGGCCAACGGCGCCGGCAAGACCACCACGCTGAACGCCATCGCCGGCAGCCTGAAGATCGCCGGCGGCGAGATCCTCTACGAGGGTGAAAAGGTCCACGTGCTGCCGGCGCACAAGCGCCTGCGCCGCGGCATCGCGCTGGTGCCGGAAGGGCGCGGCATCTTCACGCGCCTGACGGTCGAGGAGAACCTGCGCATGGGCGCCTACACGCGCAACGACACGGCCGTCATCGAACATGACCTGGAACGCGTGTACACGATGCTGCCGCGCGTGAAGGAGCGCCTCGCCCAAGTGGCCGGCACGCTGTCGGGCGGCGAGCAGCAGATGGTCGCGATCGGCCGCGCGCTGCTGTCGCGCCCCAAGCTGCTGCTGCTCGACGAACCGTCGATGGGCTTGGCGCCGCTGGTGGTGGAGAAGATCTTCGAGGTCGTGCAATCGGTCGCGAAGGAAGGCGTCACGATCCTGCTCGTCGAGCAGAACGCCAACCTCGCGCTGGAGTTCTCGCAGCGCGCCTATGTGATGGAATCGGGCAAGGTCACGCTGACCGGCTCCGGCGCGGAACTGCTGACCAACCCCAAGGTGCGCGCGGCCTATCTCGGCGAAGCGGCCTGA
- a CDS encoding SDR family oxidoreductase yields the protein MNPPTTSQRDFPPNSPRFDLDGRVALVTGAGANGGIGHALALGLARAGARVAIADIDADGLAQTARELAEIGPAPLARVVDIADSAAVEGLFATIDDDIGRLDILVNVPFAFPARVRPHELAAADWERMLAVNLTGYFLCCQAALRRMLPAGQGSIINIGSNAGESALGRGALPYGCTKAAVHQMTRELAVEYAGAGIRVNAILPAQTLTPGLRGHLDNPRFRDHVLPRILAGLPQGRLLDPEDYVGSAIFLASDAARAVNGVLLPVDGGNLAMNAGGSHTWPA from the coding sequence ATGAACCCCCCGACGACCTCTCAGCGCGACTTCCCGCCCAACTCGCCGCGGTTTGACCTCGACGGCCGCGTCGCCCTCGTCACGGGCGCCGGCGCCAACGGCGGCATCGGTCACGCCCTTGCGCTGGGCCTCGCGCGCGCCGGCGCCCGCGTCGCGATCGCCGACATCGACGCCGACGGCCTCGCGCAGACCGCACGCGAACTCGCTGAGATCGGGCCCGCGCCGCTCGCGCGCGTCGTCGATATCGCCGACTCCGCCGCCGTCGAGGGGCTGTTCGCTACGATCGACGACGACATCGGCCGTCTCGACATCCTCGTCAACGTCCCCTTCGCCTTCCCCGCGCGCGTGCGCCCGCACGAACTGGCCGCCGCCGACTGGGAGCGCATGCTCGCCGTGAACCTCACCGGCTACTTCCTGTGCTGCCAGGCCGCGCTGCGCCGCATGCTGCCGGCGGGGCAGGGCAGCATCATCAACATCGGTTCCAACGCGGGGGAATCGGCGCTCGGGCGCGGCGCGCTGCCCTACGGCTGCACCAAGGCCGCGGTGCACCAGATGACACGCGAACTCGCCGTCGAATACGCCGGGGCGGGCATCCGCGTGAACGCGATCCTCCCGGCGCAGACCCTCACGCCCGGACTGCGCGGCCATCTCGACAACCCGCGCTTCCGCGACCACGTCCTGCCGCGCATCCTCGCCGGGCTGCCGCAGGGGCGCCTGCTCGATCCCGAGGACTACGTCGGCTCGGCCATCTTCCTTGCCTCCGACGCCGCCCGCGCCGTGAATGGCGTACTGCTGCCGGTCGATGGAGGCAACCTCGCGATGAACGCCGGCGGCAGCCACACCTGGCCCGCGTGA
- a CDS encoding fumarylacetoacetate hydrolase family protein has product MKLVRYGPRGRERPGLIDADGVLRDLSAHVPDIGSATLAPGSLALLRRLDPRTLPAVPGRPRLGVPVAGVGKIVAAGLNYRAHVAAGYTLPDEPILFLKAPSALCGARDAVRLPPGATRCDWEVELALVIGRRASAVPAARALAHVAGYCIANDVSERGFQFDRGPTWDKGKSCDTFCPLGPWLVTRDEVPDPQALDLRLTLDGGTMQASNTADMLFSCAELVACASRYMTLHPGDVLLTGTPPGSGFLQSPSRHLRPGQTMQLTIAGLGEQRSRVRPLRP; this is encoded by the coding sequence GTGAAGCTCGTCCGCTATGGCCCGCGCGGCCGCGAACGCCCGGGGCTGATCGACGCCGACGGCGTGCTGCGCGATCTCTCCGCGCACGTCCCGGACATCGGATCTGCGACGCTCGCCCCCGGTAGCCTCGCCTTGCTGCGCCGCCTCGACCCGCGGACCCTTCCCGCGGTGCCCGGCCGCCCGCGTCTGGGCGTGCCGGTCGCCGGCGTGGGCAAGATCGTCGCCGCCGGGCTCAACTACCGCGCGCACGTCGCGGCAGGCTACACCCTGCCCGACGAGCCCATCCTGTTCCTGAAAGCCCCGTCCGCGCTGTGCGGCGCGCGCGACGCCGTGCGCCTGCCGCCGGGCGCCACCCGCTGCGACTGGGAAGTGGAGCTCGCGCTGGTGATCGGCCGCCGCGCCAGCGCCGTCCCCGCCGCCCGCGCGCTCGCGCACGTCGCCGGCTACTGCATCGCCAACGACGTCTCCGAGCGCGGCTTCCAGTTCGATCGCGGCCCCACCTGGGACAAGGGCAAGAGCTGCGACACCTTCTGCCCGCTCGGCCCCTGGCTCGTCACCCGCGACGAAGTGCCCGACCCGCAGGCGCTGGACCTCCGCCTCACCCTCGACGGCGGAACCATGCAGGCCTCGAACACCGCAGACATGCTTTTCAGCTGCGCCGAACTCGTCGCCTGCGCCAGCCGCTACATGACGCTGCACCCCGGCGACGTGCTCCTCACCGGCACCCCGCCGGGCAGCGGCTTCCTGCAATCGCCGTCGCGCCACTTGCGGCCCGGTCAGACGATGCAGCTCACTATCGCGGGCTTGGGGGAGCAGCGCTCGCGGGTTCGTCCCTTGCGACCCTGA